The genomic segment CCTTCGCGGCTGGGCAGTCTGTCCTCCACCTCGATTCCCGCTCGACGAAACAGGCAAGGCAGATGCTTGCCCAGCTCCTCTCGGATCTGTCTGTTCAGACAGCCATAGAAGAAGGGATTGGAGGTGAAGCAGAAGTAGCCAATCCAGGTGACCACTTCCTCCAGAGAGGCCAGTGTGGCTGGAGGGCTGGCAGCCAGCGCTGAATACAGGTGGAAAGTAAAGTAGGGCAGCCAGCAACAAAGGAATTGCCCACCTACTGCCGCCAACACCGCTGCAGCCTTCCCTCCTCCAAAGGGGCGTTGTGGAGTTCCTCTGCCAGTTCCAGTACCTGTCCCGGAGCTGGTAACCATTGTAGaacggctgctgagtgactctGACCGCTGGCGGCGAGGTGTGTCCATCCACGTGGGCAGTGGGCCGTGGTGCATGGCAGCCACCCGGGCCACTTTAAACATGTTGCAGTAGACAACGAGAATCACCAGCAGTGGGCACAGAAAATACACCAGAGTGAAGAGAACCATGAAGGCCAAACGGTTTGACCCTCCCCCTGTCCAGTGCAGTGAGCAGCGCCTGTGACCCTGAGCCGGGGGAGGTGGCACAGCACCGCCACCCCCTCCCTCAACCCCGCTACTCTCCAAAAGAGGAGTTTTTCCACCCTGCAGGAACCAAGCGAGCAGTGGCAGAGCAGACATGGCCAGAGCTTTTACCCATATCCCTACAAGCACTGAAGCTACCAGGCCAATGGTCATCTTCACTTCATAACGCATCGGATGTATGATGTAGTAATAACGCTCCACATTGATGACAGAGATAGAGAGGATGGCAGCACTGACTAGGCACACACTGAGAAAGAGGTAGCTCCTGCACAGGGCCTCCCCGAAGAAGGCGCGGCTCGAGAGCATGCCAAGGGGCATCAGCACCAGGGCTGCCAGAAGGTCCACCACGCACAGGTGGAAGACAAAGGCAAACTTGTGGAGCTGCGGGGCCTTGGCAATGACCGCCATGACAGCCACGTTACCCACCACAGCCAACAGATCCATGAGCAGCATCGCCAGTAGGGCTAGCGACTGGGACAGAGC from the Oreochromis aureus strain Israel breed Guangdong linkage group 5, ZZ_aureus, whole genome shotgun sequence genome contains:
- the LOC116333921 gene encoding G-protein coupled receptor 61-like, which produces MSASSLPEGWALSQSLALLAMLLMDLLAVVGNVAVMAVIAKAPQLHKFAFVFHLCVVDLLAALVLMPLGMLSSRAFFGEALCRSYLFLSVCLVSAAILSISVINVERYYYIIHPMRYEVKMTIGLVASVLVGIWVKALAMSALPLLAWFLQGGKTPLLESSGVEGGGGGAVPPPPAQGHRRCSLHWTGGGSNRLAFMVLFTLVYFLCPLLVILVVYCNMFKVARVAAMHHGPLPTWMDTPRRQRSESLSSRSTMVTSSGTGTGTGRGTPQRPFGGGKAAAVLAAVGGQFLCCWLPYFTFHLYSALAASPPATLASLEEVVTWIGYFCFTSNPFFYGCLNRQIREELGKHLPCLFRRAGIEVEDRLPSREGSIEENFLQFLQGTGCNLDPQNSHSTSSPKAEPAHAIPIDFRIPGQIAEETSEFIEIEQAKNNHIYTDS